One Ornithodoros turicata isolate Travis unplaced genomic scaffold, ASM3712646v1 Chromosome15, whole genome shotgun sequence DNA window includes the following coding sequences:
- the LOC135372520 gene encoding ankyrin repeat, PH and SEC7 domain containing protein secG-like isoform X2, with protein sequence MSKRYMKNRLLFERRIKQEIDGGYGDMQTECGAQYVCRGPQPSKANESVDVKRSPSTSPGPLPPLIPVRRSTHLSGGARVLPPEERALHDSCLLDELNRAQATVAYLVSKKKLHTRDDFGKTYLHHAVATGERAVVYWLVKKYLKNPEKWISINVQDNLKSTPLHYACMGGNSLVVGYFCEAGAAVNMATEEGNTPLHLAAERGFTEVVEKLLKVPGIDINLGDRKRRTPLHAAVMSHNRIMVNQSDRSKKTQLDCRDVIIKLLHHEASICEQDIVGETVIHYAVHTQKFDLLKVFTSYGNMNALVKKNKAGNTALHMACMMSETGCSEEVQEVFVKHLVSSSAPMNIVNGSGKLPRDLVPPNRTSVLRWLPAL encoded by the exons ATGTCTAAACGGTACATGAAGAACAGACTGCTGTTTGAACGCCGTATCAAGCAGGAAATCGATGGTGGCTATGGTGATATGCAAACGGAATGTGGGGCACAGTATGTGTGTCGTGGTCCTCAGCCGAGTAAAGCGAATGAGAGTGTTGACGTGAAACGGAG CCCAAGTACTTCTCCTGGGCCTTTGCCACCCCTTATCCCAGTCAGAAGAAGTACCCACCTGAGTGGGGGTGCTAGGGTGCTGCCTCCTGAGGAACGTGCCCTACATGATTCCTGCCTCCTCGATGAGCTTAATAGGGCCCAGGCTACCGTGGCTTATCTCGTGTCCAAGAAGAAGCTTCACACAAGAGACGACTTTGGCAAAAC ATATCTTCACCATGCAGTTGCAACGGGTGAACGGGCAGTAGTGTACTGGTTGGTGAAAAAATACCTGAAGAACCCCGAAAAATGGATCTCCATCAATGTGCAGGACAACCTGAAATCT ACACCACTTCACTATGCGTGCATGGGGGGGAACTCCTTGGTGGTGGGCTACTTCTGTGAGGCTGGAGCTGCTGTCAACATGGCCACTGAAGAGGGTAACACTCCTCTGCACTTGGCTGCCGAGAGGGGCTTCACGGAAGTCGTTGAGAAGTTGCTCAAGGTGCCCGGCATCGACATTAACTTGGGCGACAGAAAGC GACGCACTCCGTTACATGCTGCTGTCATGAGCCACAATAGGATTATGGTTAACCAAAGTGATCGCTCTAAGAAGACTCAGCTTGACTGCAGAGATGTCATCATAAAGCTGCTACATCATGAAGCCAGCATTTGTGAGCAG GACATTGTCGGTGAGACGGTCATCCACTATGCAGTCCACACACAGAAGTTTGACTTGCTGAAG GTGTTCACCAGCTATGGAAACATGAATGCTCTGGTGAAGAAGAACAAGGCTGGCAACACAGCCCTTCACATGGCCTGTATGATGTCAGAGACTGGGTGCAGTGAAGAAGTGCAAGAAGTGTTTGTGAAACACCTAGTGAGCAGTTCTGCACCTATGAACATCGTCAATGGCTCTGGAAAGCTGCCCAGGGACTTAGTACCACCCAATAGGACCTCA